In Pangasianodon hypophthalmus isolate fPanHyp1 chromosome 13, fPanHyp1.pri, whole genome shotgun sequence, the genomic window ttttaaaatgttgaagtcaataaaacaacaatccaaaaaatacaaaatcagcAATACAATATTCTTAAAATGCTTTGCTGTGACTCTCTTGGCCTCCAGTGCTGATCTGAATAATGCAATGTACGGCACTTATCACAGTTACAACAGATATGTCAAGAGGATTAAGTATAGATTGGCTAAGCATGCTGACAGTTCATCCTGAAAAAAAGTCAGGAAGAACATGGGGCAAATATTACAACTAAGACAATCAAAAAATAGCTCAAAGGATACAAGAGGTTGGACAGAATAATAAAAGCATAAGGTGCATATTAAAAAGATTAGAGGATGTTCACTTTCAGGGAGGAAGATGCAGACTTTTGAACtgatatcattttgttttttgtttttatttataatatcttaacatacactatttgaTTTTTGTCAAAAAAAGCAGGTCCATCATCAGGTTGTAAGGAATTTATAGACAGGTAGTGGTGACATTTTTCAGTTCAGTAGGTCATTTTCCATTGAAAAGCTGTTGTAGGACCATATGTTTCACcccagatgaaataaaaatatacacatacaagCAAAACATGTGCCctgatgtaatttatttaagtGAGCAAGGTTATAGTGACGTTGTTAGTGGGACTGCTATACTAGGAACaccagaaaagaaagaagttgaGGAGAGAAAATCTCTTTtttgagaaagacagagtgttATAGGCATGTAATCATGATTATGTCACCAAAATGCCAGCAAGGCCTTTGGAACCAAATTATTATAATAGCTATAGCACGCACAGTCAAAGGATCATAGGAAATGTCAATATTCAAGACGACCAACCATACACCATGCTATGCAGAGGCATGGTTCTAAGCTCATGTAAAAAATGCCTTAGTAAATGAaggtagatatatatatatacaagtaaCTGAGATGATTTGTCCCATGATGAGTCATTCAGCAATATGCACTGACTGAAAACTATACATTATTCTCTCACCACCATAAGTGTCCTTGTAAACATAAATGACAAAGTAAGAGGTTGTACcacagacatgctgttatattgagaaaataaacagtgacaAAGTACATTTCTGGCTGGCACAGAGATTTGAAAGGAATTCCAATCATAAGGCTCACAAAACTAAGACACGGATGAAGCGCTGGTTTGGCCTCATTGATGCAACTGACagtcttttattcttctttgtCCTAGATTGTTATCGGCAAACGGACTGCACCATTGAAATGCCTCTCAGTGCTGACGGGCTCTTTCAGTTCTGGATGTCTGACATTTCTCAGCCCAACGTTTATCTTTAGACTTTCACAATGTCACAGTCCCAGTAGCACACAATTCAGATTTACACAGGGCTGCACCGGCATGGAGTAGACGCACAGCCATCATTCAGATTACATCCAGATCTGATTCATAACACCACCAGAATACACTTCGATTTAACCCACATTTTAGACCCCAAGGTCCTTGTTGCCGAGAACGACGGCAGTGGAATAGCATTCATCTTCAATTCATTCACTACAGAGAACAACACAGGTGGTTTTCAGCTGACAGCTGATGGCACATTATCAATGtggtaattaaaaatataatataaagcttCACAGTACTGAAATACTTTGTGCTTGCCTTGTAGTTTCTTCTTTGTATCCTTATCATTCTGTAGTTTCAGTGTGTGCAAGCCTAGCTTATTTCTAGTttcacaaaaataattaaacatagtATTCTCTGCAGTGAAAATACCTACAGGTTAGCTCAGCTAAAATTGCTGATCCTGATAAGCAGAGAGGCACACAGATTAGGTTATGACAGTTGTGTTTACAGACATGTGACACGGACAAGGCAATACAGGGTTCAAgtatatacaaaatacacaagAAGGGGAAGGCTTAACCTGTGAGACTACTTCCTGTAGCACCATTTTATATTTGGACAGTCATATTTAAAATGGTGTATTCTGAATCTCCACTGTGTCTATGACTCATACAGAGAATAGACTTCCTATCAAAATTGGATTTGTTCACACTTTAATTTCACACTTTATATAATTCCACAATGCACTATTCAAAGATTGTTTGTAAAATGGATGGAATTAGCTATACAGATCCACCACAGCTAGTCTCTTAAATCCTTTCTTAATAACACTGTAAGGAGGAAACACTTGGGCCAAAACACTGGTGCAACTGAAATTTAAGGATTAAATGCTGTTGATGAAACCCATTCAAATTCCCCCATCAAAGGTAGTAGTCCTTAGGTAGTTGAATCATCGCAATTAATTGAACTAGTGCTTCTACTAAGCCAATAGGCCTCAGTGGTGTTCCCATGTTATATGGCCAAGACATTGTATTTCTATAACATTCCTGTCATTAAGTTCTCATACTGGTGTTGTCCTCCTGTTGATGCTATCATTCAAGTCTTTGGGAAAGCAGTTGTGCACCTGCAGGAATCCAGAGTCGTGTTCAGGGCTATAGGAGCTGTCAGTGCCCGATTTCAGCGGATCTCTGCTCAGCGTGTACATGTTAATCTCACCCAGAGGCACGGAGCTCACCATCTTTATACCGACTGGAGACGCCTCGCGGGACGCCTCTGTGGAACGCGAGCTGGAACGTGAATGTCGCCGCCTGTAGCGGAAACTGGACATGCGTGAATACGGTGAGGAGGACGAGGTAGACTTGACAAACTCTCGTCGTGCTTGGAAGCGCACCTCTTTGTTCTTTTCGATGTAGATGTTCACAGCTAGGACAGCAACCGCCTCCGCGAGGATGAACGAGAGAGCCCCAAAGTAGAACGACCAGCCGTAATTGTATTGGCTCTTCTTGTCCTCATCACGCTTGTCGCTGGGATCACCAGTGTTGCTGGAGATGTAAACGATGATCCCAATGATGTTACTCAAACCTAAAACATTATAGAGATATTAGTGTCAAGAAATGATACTGTTTaccaaaatgagtaacctacttagtattaagcaATCAGGGACTTcctggaacattttttttgttttgtttgtcatGGTTGTTAtgtgtgctgctagcaatgaaaataaagatgctgTAACACCTCCTTTTGATATTTTcgcagagcacagtttgcagtctacTTTGCATTTTTGCTGACCTCGATATTGCCCCttgtgtttacatgcatgttTGTTTACAAAAGAATTTTGTAAACAAACCAACATTTTAGCCATTTGCTCTGCTTCTGTCCTCTCCTCTGCTCTAGGgctgtaaaattaaaatttgaacTTCGAATATTCGTcaaatttaagataaaaatgtacattcgAATGCAAAAACTGTGTGCGTTCTAAATTAAGATGTGTAGCAAGCACTAGTAccgattttaattaaaacatactgttgaAAAAATGACACACAAGATATTAACAATGCACTAACAACGTtttgtgaagaagaaaaatctagaaagaatAGTTCTAGTGTTTGAAATAATCCAGTCATAGTCAATAATGTCGGGGATTGACCCGATTAAGCTGTGTGAGCTGAAGCTGAAAAGTGAACAAACACTGGTAAACCAATGCGCTTAACTAGTGCGTTAACTCACCCAAGCGCATCCTATACACATATGAGATTAATGAGACATATACACAACGTAAACGTAATATTACAACTTGCATCTGCACAAACTGACACAAATGGACAAGTGAACACTAAAACACGGACAATGAATAACTAAAGCATAAAGAAAATCACACAAGCGCCTTTGTGTTATGTCCAGAGACACTCGAAAAGGAGGAGTCCTAAACTGACTTTATGTCGAACATGTTACATTGTTCTATTTGTTGTTACTTATGTCTAACTTATAGCTAGTATGTTAAGAAAGGTCCTAACCATTGAGAAACAGGACTGGCAGTATATCGCCTGTTAAAGAATGAATGACTTTCTATACTCCTGTgccaaatgtttaatatttagtgCAACTTTTGTTAACGGAGCCTGAgagtccattttatttattgttttggttgtgtggttttattttatttatgttttatttaggatatttaattttttttgacattccaATGCCAATGTCTGAATATTCTTAAGAATTAAAAGTTCACTGCTCTTTGAAAATGTGTACTTATGttattatgctattatattatcattatgtCCCTGGCATAAAATGGTCtgaaaatgacaataatattgTTTATCACAATTATTTCCTGGACAATATATCATCCAACAAAAGCAGTTATCGTGACAGGCCTAATTGTGGTATCAGACCTTGGTATTATAGCATATTTTACAAGTGATATACCAATACCTAATACCAATATCAGTACCGTTGTTAAAAATCTTCCATGCTGATGATTTATCAGTTGCTAAGTCATGCACTACTTACAAATCTGTGAGCGTCTTACCTGCTGCCACAAACAGGATCCCTGCACTGAGCAAAATGTTATTCCTCTTGTTGTAGATGCGTCCTACTCCCACACACAGCCCCCCCAGAAGTAGTAGAACGGTACTGAGAATGGGGAACACACTGGAGGCACGTACTATACCTAAACATACACGCAACCAGATCCATGGTTAGTCAACAAATTCTGTATTAATTCTGTTTTACAAGACTGATATGCATATTATAGGTACAGAACTGAAACAGTGTTAAAATGGCCAAATATCCCTTAAAAGAAAGTCACTCACGTAGGAGGTATTCTGAGCTGTCAGTGTCATAGTCGTTGTCGTCTGGAAAATGATTGATACGGTAACAGCTTCCTTTGTTGAGACCTAAAgattaataaagttaaaattagAGTCATGATGAAGTGATGTATCAGTTACCAGGTATGAAGTAATGTCCAGCTGCTGCATTTTGCACAAGTTGTAGTTTATTTGTTAGGTTGTTTAGGTAGTTCTGTGAACAATCATTATAGTAGTTTAGGTGAGTAAATACTAAAGCTTGAATCAGTTTGTTGAATTGAGGGATACAGCCTAACCCATGCTACAGTGTATTCCTTAAATGACAGAAGGTAATTTTAGGAATGTTGGTAAGGTGCGGTTACACCAAAATTTTTAGCCTCAAACTTCATCTGAATAGCAAAATTTCATTTGCCTTGTTtgtatttctgtaatttattaGTATTCATCCAGCAAACAATGCTATACAGAAAGGCTACCAGTTTATCTAGGACACCAATATCATTTGGGACTATAGCTGTGCATCTGTGTAGCGATGAAAGCTGACtcctttttaataatttgacaTATTGGCAGCAtgtactaagaaaaaaaagtggaaagatTACTGAACCTTGTAGCACAAATTTAGAGTTCCCTCTAAAAGTATCGGAATGGTAAGatcaattattttgtttttgctatactctggagacatttgggtttaagatcaaacgatgaatatgaaacaacaacctagaacatggcaccttttgtatgaacccacccatttttcaagtgatcaaaaatagtggaacatgtgactgacaggtgtttcttatTACCCAGGAGTGTTCTgatagattgattgtttaaacaattaaaagctTTGAATGTCTACACTTGGTCTGAGCCCtcggtttcacctgtgaagacagcatttgttgttaaaaagaataaacccacggaagaacagagagctgcctatgggagaaaagcaaggcATTTTGAAGATGAGAAatgagggaaaattgatcagatcTATTGCATAAGCATTGGTCATTGCCATTACGACAATATCCTGAATATATGAAATATCCGGaatatcctgaaaaagaaaccactggtgtactaacaaccagacatcgaacaggtcggccaagggaaaaaacagcagttgatgacagaaacattgtgagagctgtgaagaaaaactcaaaaacaacagtcagtgacatcagcaacaacctccacagagcacaggtgaaggtatcacaatccaccattcgaagAAGATTTTGCaggcagaaatatagaggccataccacaagatgcaaaccacacATCAGCAGTAACTcttgatggtagcagcagaatgaattcagaagtctgcCAATTTGCAGAGAAATACATCCAaactaattgggaggaacttcatcatgcagcaagacaatgacccaaaacacactgccaacacaacaaaggacttcatcaggagaaaaaagtggaaggttttagactggtcaagtcaccagaccttaactcaattgagcatgcatttcacctcctgaagaggagactgaagggagaaaccccccgaAACAatcaacaactgaaagaagctgtggtagaagtctggaaaagcatcacaaaagaagaatgcaagcATTTGGGGATCTCAGTGGGTTGCCGGTTTGATACAGTTATTGCAAGGAGGGGATATGCCACCAAATGTTAAGTGTAATTTACTTAAATGTATCTGTTAGACTATCTGTTCTAATACTATTGCTCACCAAAAAATTGGGTGCTCTgacaccaaaggtgccatgttctaagttgtttaacacatctaaatataaatatcagaaaatgaaagctgaaaacCAGTTTTAACACAGTTCTCCCTGGAAAGCATAAAGTCATGACATAATATGTCAGTTACTAAATATCTCCCTGTACAACGTAAACCCCACATCTCAAACACTTCTATGGTTAAAATAGAGTTTATCAGCAATGTGCAGTGGTATGTGGTCCTCTCCCTGAGCTCTATGTGAAGGGACGCAGACTGCACCCTCTGACACAGCTTTTGTGGCCCAGCTTGGCATTAATTGGGTCTGGTGGTTAAAAAGTAGCATCAAATTAATTAGTATTAAATAGGTCTGAGAAACTAGGCCACGTTTTCTCGTCTagtcattgtaaaaaaaaaaaaaaaaaaaaaaaaaaaaaaaaaaagaagcgtTTTTTCAGGATTGTTCTGCGAGCTGTCTTCAGATAGCATGAGCAGCATTACTGTATATGAAAAGCTGCAACAAATCTTTTATACTTATATGTaccattttatatatgtatcaCTACAAGTATGATAtttatgaatatactgtatgttaacaGGTACAGGATAAAACCTATGTTTTTGTCCAACCTATTTTATTCAAGCAGGCCTAATTTACATATCAGTGGATCATCTGGGCCCCCACTCAGCCTGGGCCTTGGCCAAGTTTCCCATTTGTCTCCCCACTGACGACAGGGCTGTACATGAATGCATAATGCTGTGTGCAGGTTGTAATAAAAATTTGTAGCATTCCTTATCAAATGGAATCTAATGCACTACTCCTGTGACATGACCATTTATAGGATCAACATGTGACAGACATGTGAACATGCAATGATATCCCTAccacagatttatttcaaatgaaataCAACAATGTACCAAAATGTAACATCACAAAATAATTTCAATTGAAGTAAAAAGGATTTTCGTAAACAAGGTGCTTTTCCATTTGATCTCCTGGAACAGTGCATCAACATCACCAGCAACTTTTTCACTGCTACCAGATTAGGGAAGATCCTCTGTGGTTGGGTTATTTTTAATCACGCAGCGCCCAAAAAAATGGTCTTG contains:
- the cacng4b gene encoding calcium channel, voltage-dependent, gamma subunit 4b — translated: MAWCDRAVQLLLATVGAFVAFSLMTIAIGTDYWLYSRAYICNATNITADDTQSQPKKTRGDLTHSGLWRICCIEGLNKGSCYRINHFPDDNDYDTDSSEYLLRIVRASSVFPILSTVLLLLGGLCVGVGRIYNKRNNILLSAGILFVAAGLSNIIGIIVYISSNTGDPSDKRDEDKKSQYNYGWSFYFGALSFILAEAVAVLAVNIYIEKNKEVRFQARREFVKSTSSSSPYSRMSSFRYRRRHSRSSSRSTEASREASPVGIKMVSSVPLGEINMYTLSRDPLKSGTDSSYSPEHDSGFLQVHNCFPKDLNDSINRRTTPV